The following proteins are encoded in a genomic region of Bacillus sp. FJAT-22090:
- a CDS encoding sugar O-acetyltransferase, producing the protein MDMKDFIVFCKKGNPISGEDKELHGLLTKCSYEAQRITMKLNTSYHSKEEIVEIFSELTCNQIDSSFMCFPPFYTDFGKNITIGKNVFFNTGCSFQDRGGISIGNGSMLGMNVTIATLNHGLSLETRNTTYPSPVIIGENVWIGSNATILPGVTIGDNSVVAAGAVVTKDVPENVVVAGVPAKVLKEINKGDN; encoded by the coding sequence ATGGACATGAAAGATTTTATAGTTTTTTGTAAGAAAGGCAATCCAATTTCAGGAGAGGATAAGGAACTTCACGGTCTATTAACCAAGTGTAGTTATGAAGCCCAAAGGATTACTATGAAATTGAATACATCATATCATTCCAAAGAAGAAATAGTGGAGATTTTTAGCGAACTGACATGTAACCAAATTGATTCCTCTTTTATGTGTTTCCCTCCATTTTATACAGACTTCGGTAAAAATATCACGATTGGAAAAAACGTCTTTTTTAATACAGGGTGTTCATTCCAAGATAGAGGTGGAATTAGTATTGGAAATGGATCAATGTTAGGTATGAATGTCACGATTGCTACACTTAATCATGGGTTATCATTAGAAACAAGAAACACAACATATCCCTCACCAGTTATAATTGGCGAAAATGTATGGATTGGTTCAAACGCAACAATTCTACCGGGTGTTACAATAGGGGACAATTCTGTTGTGGCTGCAGGAGCAGTGGTTACTAAGGATGTTCCAGAAAATGTGGTTGTTGCAGGAGTACCTGCGAAAGTATTAAAAGAAATTAATAAAGGTGATAACTAA